GGCTGGAGAACTATCTGTCATCTCAAAAGATGTCATTATTACTGGTGACTCACGACCGCTACTTTCTGGAAAGAGTTACCAACGAAATTATAGAACTGGATCAGGGGCAGGTATTTCGCTACAAAGGTAGCTATAGCTACTTTCTGGAAAAAAAGAGTGAACGCATGGCGCAACAGCAGGCTACAATTGACAAAGCTCAAAACCTGATGCGTAAAGAGTTAGACTGGATGCGTCGGCAACCTAAAGCCAGAGGCACCAAAGCAAAATATAGAGTGGAAGCTTTTTATGACCTTAAGGATACGGCTAACCAAAAGGTGGAAGAAAGAAATATGGAGCTTGGGCTAAAAGGGCGCAGACAGGGAAAGAAAATATTAGAGCTTTCACATATAGATAAGGCTTATGGCGATAAAAATATCATTCGTAATTTTTCTTATACCTTTAAGCGAAGCGATCGCATAGGGGTAATTGGTAAAAATGGCTCAGGAAAAACTACTTTTCTAAATATACTTACCGGGCAACTTGAAGCCGACCGCGGAGAAATAGACCCTGGTCAAAACACCGTATTTGGCTACTACACTCAGCACGAGATCAGCTTTAATGATGAGCAGCGGGTGATAGATGTAGTAAAAGAAGTGGCAGAAATGGTAGAAATATCAAAAGGTAATTTTATTACGGCCTCTCAGTTTCTACAACACTTTATGTTTCCACCAGATATGCATTACAATAAGGTTAAAAACCTTAGTGGTGGAGAGAAAAGAAGGCTCCAGCTACTTAGGGTGCTTATGAAAAACCCTAACTTTTTGATACTAGATGAGCCTACTAACGACCTTGATCTGATGACCTTAAATGTGTTGGAAGATTTTCTGTTCCAATTTGAGGGTTGCTTACTGCTGGTCTCTCACGACCGCTACTTTATGGACAGGTTGGTCGAGCATATTTTTGTGTTTAATGAGCATGACGGGTATATCAAAGATTTCCCTGGTAACTACACCGACTACAGAGATCAGATAGAGGAAGAAAAACAAAGTGGTGAAAAGAAAAACACACCCAAAAAAGAAAAGAAAGCCACCCCTCCTACTACAAGCAGCAGTACCGACAAGCCGCGTAAAGCCTCTTACAAGGAAAAAAGAGAATATGCACTCCTAGAAGAGGAAATAGCCAAGCTAGAGGAGGAAAAAGATAGCCTTACAGCTGAGCTTAACGAGCTATCATCCTCAGCTAACCCAGACCATCAGGTGCTAACCGAGGTCTCTCAAAAACTGGAAGCGGTAAGCAAAGCTATTGATGAGAAATCAGACCGTTGGCTGGAGCTGGCAGAAATTATTGGTGATTAAACACTTAAAGTAGTTTGGGATGTTTGCCTAAACTACTCTATAACATCATCTACATCATCAACAAAGCTGACTAGCAAACCTGCCACTATTAGCGCCACTCCTCCTAGCATAAGCACATAAATCCCCTGGTTGTTAAAGAAGGTACGGGAGATAAACCCTAATGTGCTGGATGCGATAATTTGGGGTATCACTATAAAAAAATTAAAGATACCCATATATATACCCATTTTAGAAGCTGGCAAAGAACCAGCCAGTATGGCATAAGGCATGGTAAGTATACTTGCCCAGGCTAGACCTACTCCTAACATACTCAGCAATAAAAGTTGTGGGTCAGCAACCAGATAAACTGAAAGCAAACTTCCGCCTCCTACAATCAGGGCTACAGTATGTACTCTTTTTCGCCCCATTTTAAGTGCCAGTTTTGGAAGCAGAAATGCCAATACTGCCGAAAAGCCATTGTAAACAGCAAAGCAGATTCCTACCCAGTTTGCACCTTCATTGTATAGTTCAGAACTAGGATCGGTAGTGCCGTATACGTGCTCAGTAACAGCTGCTGTAGTATAAAGCCACATACAGAAAAGCGCAAACCAGGTAAAGAACTGTACAATTGCCAACTGCACCATGGTCTTAGGCATTTTCGCAAAATCAATAAAAATCTGCCTTATTCCGTGGTCCTGTTCTTCGTTTTCTTCACCTCCATTGTACTGAACAAATTCCTCAGGAGGATACTCTTTAGTTTTGAGCACGGACCACAGTACTGCTGAGAAAAAAGCAAATGCCCCCAGATAAAATGAAATTTTTACTGACTCAGGAATTTTACCAGGGGCCGCAGTATTGCCAACACCTAGCCACTCAGTAAGCATATAGGGTAATGCAGAAGCTACTACAGCGCCCACTCCTATAAAAAAGGTCTGCACGGCAAAGCCGGTAGTCCTTTGTATTGATGGCAGCATATCCGCGACCAGAGCGCGAAAAGGTTCCATAGAGATATTTATGGACGCATCCATAATCCACAGCATACCTGCTGCAACCCACAAAACCGGAGAGTTAGGCATCCAGATTAGAGCTATGCTAGCCAGGATGGCTCCAATCAGAAAATATGGTCTTCTTCTCCCCAGGCGAGGATGCCAGGTACGGTCACTAAAGTACCCAATAATAGGCTGTACCAAGAGTCCTGTAGTTGGAGCAGCCAGCCATAAAATAGGGATTTCATCTTTGCTGGCACCTAAAGTTTCAAATATTCGGCTGGCGTTAGCATTCTGCAGGGCAAAACCAAACTGTATACCCAGAAACCCAAAATTCATATTCCATATCTGCCAGAAGCTGAGGGAGGGCTTTTGAGCAGTCTTGTCATTTGCAATATCCATACTTAAGGAAGGTGTTAATATTAATGGCTATAGGCAGAAGAGAAGTAATCTTGCTCAACTTACAGCATTTGGAAATAGCTTTCAGACTAACATGAGTAGTATGCACTTGTTTGATTCACTTACAGTATAAGCCTGAACTTTGTCAGTAAAATATCATTTTTAAATAAAGTAAACTGCTTTTAACCATGCTTCAGGCAAATAAGCATGCTCTTTTCTAGTTCGTTAACTAACTTAAATTTACAAAAAGCTAGCCCTGCTCATACGTATACGTTTTGAGTATAAGAAAAGCAACTAAAGGTTAAGGTAATGCAATAAGAATATAAGCTCTCACGATTATTAATACCTACTAATGGCCTACTTCCTCAGGCGGTGAGAACGAAAATATTTGATACAAAAAAGTATGATTGCTGTGGAAAGAATAATCTGTAGTATAGCAAACCATAAGTAATCCAGATAAAACATCAGATATATAAACAGTGCCATAGACCCAAATACCAATATCAAAAGGACAAATACACCTAAAAAATCTTTCATATATAAAAAGTTGAGTTATAGTCTTGATAAATAAAACAGCCTCATTTGTTCATTGTTAACAATGAGAGCCAGTAACTTATTTTTTATAATTATTTAGAAGACAAGACATTTACTTTTTAACATATGCAAAGACTGAAAGGACAAGTAGCATTAATTACCGGGGCTAGTTCCGGAATAGGCCAGGATATTGCCATTGCTATGGCTAAAGAAGGAGCAAAAGTTGGCATTAACTACTCTAGTAATAGCGAAGGAGCGGAAGAAACCCTTAAGCAGGTTGAGGCAGCTGGCAGTGAAGGCATAAGTATACAGGCAGACGTGAGCGACCCGGAAAGTGTAGACCAGATGTTTGATCAGTTTATGAAACGTTTTGGTGCTATAGACATATTGGTTACCAACGCAGGGATACAGAAAGATGCTGCTTTTTTGGATATGAGCTATGAGGACTGGCAAAAAGTTCTCTCTATTAACCTGGGGGGGCAATTTTTATGCGCACAGCGTGCCGCCAAAGCTTTTCAGAGCAGAGGCGTGGTAGAAGGTTTGTCAAAATCAGCAGGTAAGATTATCTGCATGAGCTCAGTGCACGATATTATCCCCTGGGCGGGCCATATCAATTATGCTGCGGCAAAAGGTGGAGTAATGATGCTGATGAAAACTATGGCACAAGAACTAGCCCAATACAAAATTAGAGTTAATGCATTAAGCCCCGGCGCCATTAAAACACCGATTAACGAAGACGTGTGGAAAGATGAACTGCAGCGCAAAGAACTGGAAAAGCTGATACCCATCTCTCGCCTGGGAGAACCTGAAGACGTAAGCAATGCCGTGGTATGGCTGGCTTCTGATGAGTCTGACTATGTAACAGGTCATACGCTCTATGTAGATGGTGGCATGACTTTATACCCAGGCTTCATTGGTAATGGTTAATTAAGTCTCTTAGGCCTGTGCAAAGCTTAATGCACATTGTTCCGCGCATTTTTCCCCATCAATGGCGGCTGAAATAATGCCGCCTGCATAGCCTGCACCTTCGCCACAAGGATATAAACCTCGAATATGTATATGCTCCAGGGTTTTAGGGTTTCTGGGAATACGGACGGGAGAAGATGTACGTGACTCGGGAGCATGCACTACTGCTTCGTTTGTCATGTAGCCTCTCATGGCTTTACCGAACATCCGGAAGCCCTGCTGTAAACTTTTATATACAAATGGCGGTAGTACCTCAGCCAGATCTACTGAGCTAGTGCCTGGTATGTAAGAAGTAAGCGGAATGTCTTTAGAAACCCTACCTTTAGTAAAATCTACCAGTCGCTGTGCCGGTACCTTCTGTGTCTTGCCTGCCAGAACCCATGCTTTTTGCTCAATACTCTTTTGAAAAGCGACACCAGCCAGAGGCCCTTTATCTTTAAAGGAAGAAAAGTCTTCTGCTTTAAGTTCCACTACTATTCCGGAGTTTGAGGTAGCCTGGTTCCTTTTAGAGGGCGACCAACCATTAGTAACTACTTCGCCGGGAGCAGTAGCACAGGGAGCAATAATGCCTCCAGGGCACATACAAAAGGAATAAACACCCCTACCCTTTACCTGACGTACTATGCTGTAGGGTGCCGGAGGCAGATACTCTCCTCTGGCATCGCAACTGTATTGTATCTGATCAATAAGGTGCTGACTATGCTCCACTCTTACTCCCAGGGCAAAAGGTTTCGCTTCTATTAAAATACCTCTGTGGTGCAGCAGCTCGAAAATATCCCTTGCTGAGTGGCCAGTAGCCAGAATAACATGACGCGCGTCAATCTGCTCACCATTCTGTGTTTTTACTCCTGCTATAATCTTTCCCTTTAGCAGAATATCTGTCAGCTTAGTATCAAAACGTACTTCTCCTCCCTGCCTGATGATTGTCTCACGGATAGCAGTTACGATTTGGGGTAGCTTATTGGTACCGATGTGTGGGTGCGCATCAACCATAATTTCTTCTGAAGCACCATGCGCTACCAGCAGTTCCAGAATACGGTGTACATCTCCTCTTTTCTTAGAACGGGTATAAAGCTTTCCGTCAGAATAAGTGCCAGCTCCGCCTTCGCC
This window of the Porifericola rhodea genome carries:
- a CDS encoding ABC-F family ATP-binding cassette domain-containing protein, with the translated sequence MIHISVESLSKHYLTAEGKEKFLFKNISFGIEQGQKVALVGVNGTGKSTLLKIIAGQEVQDSGQVALSKDVRIAFAEQQPQFDEQATVLSAIYESENDVLQILREYRQELQLNPSSEKLQSLMSQVDSLNAWDYEHQIEQILGQLGLYQLDQAVSKLSGGQRKRVALARALIERPDLLILDEPTNHLDLDTIEWLENYLSSQKMSLLLVTHDRYFLERVTNEIIELDQGQVFRYKGSYSYFLEKKSERMAQQQATIDKAQNLMRKELDWMRRQPKARGTKAKYRVEAFYDLKDTANQKVEERNMELGLKGRRQGKKILELSHIDKAYGDKNIIRNFSYTFKRSDRIGVIGKNGSGKTTFLNILTGQLEADRGEIDPGQNTVFGYYTQHEISFNDEQRVIDVVKEVAEMVEISKGNFITASQFLQHFMFPPDMHYNKVKNLSGGEKRRLQLLRVLMKNPNFLILDEPTNDLDLMTLNVLEDFLFQFEGCLLLVSHDRYFMDRLVEHIFVFNEHDGYIKDFPGNYTDYRDQIEEEKQSGEKKNTPKKEKKATPPTTSSSTDKPRKASYKEKREYALLEEEIAKLEEEKDSLTAELNELSSSANPDHQVLTEVSQKLEAVSKAIDEKSDRWLELAEIIGD
- a CDS encoding MFS transporter, with translation MDIANDKTAQKPSLSFWQIWNMNFGFLGIQFGFALQNANASRIFETLGASKDEIPILWLAAPTTGLLVQPIIGYFSDRTWHPRLGRRRPYFLIGAILASIALIWMPNSPVLWVAAGMLWIMDASINISMEPFRALVADMLPSIQRTTGFAVQTFFIGVGAVVASALPYMLTEWLGVGNTAAPGKIPESVKISFYLGAFAFFSAVLWSVLKTKEYPPEEFVQYNGGEENEEQDHGIRQIFIDFAKMPKTMVQLAIVQFFTWFALFCMWLYTTAAVTEHVYGTTDPSSELYNEGANWVGICFAVYNGFSAVLAFLLPKLALKMGRKRVHTVALIVGGGSLLSVYLVADPQLLLLSMLGVGLAWASILTMPYAILAGSLPASKMGIYMGIFNFFIVIPQIIASSTLGFISRTFFNNQGIYVLMLGGVALIVAGLLVSFVDDVDDVIE
- a CDS encoding SDR family oxidoreductase codes for the protein MQRLKGQVALITGASSGIGQDIAIAMAKEGAKVGINYSSNSEGAEETLKQVEAAGSEGISIQADVSDPESVDQMFDQFMKRFGAIDILVTNAGIQKDAAFLDMSYEDWQKVLSINLGGQFLCAQRAAKAFQSRGVVEGLSKSAGKIICMSSVHDIIPWAGHINYAAAKGGVMMLMKTMAQELAQYKIRVNALSPGAIKTPINEDVWKDELQRKELEKLIPISRLGEPEDVSNAVVWLASDESDYVTGHTLYVDGGMTLYPGFIGNG
- a CDS encoding NAD(P)/FAD-dependent oxidoreductase, which codes for MQEEIQLQLSPEVAAQESMLKKAVARKISVSSEEIRHVQVLKRSIDARSRKVKVNLKVKAYVREDFKENNVLMPDYPDVSHAPAVVVVGAGPAGLFAALRLIEKGLKPIVLERGKDVKNRRRDLAAITRAHIVNEDSNYCFGEGGAGTYSDGKLYTRSKKRGDVHRILELLVAHGASEEIMVDAHPHIGTNKLPQIVTAIRETIIRQGGEVRFDTKLTDILLKGKIIAGVKTQNGEQIDARHVILATGHSARDIFELLHHRGILIEAKPFALGVRVEHSQHLIDQIQYSCDARGEYLPPAPYSIVRQVKGRGVYSFCMCPGGIIAPCATAPGEVVTNGWSPSKRNQATSNSGIVVELKAEDFSSFKDKGPLAGVAFQKSIEQKAWVLAGKTQKVPAQRLVDFTKGRVSKDIPLTSYIPGTSSVDLAEVLPPFVYKSLQQGFRMFGKAMRGYMTNEAVVHAPESRTSSPVRIPRNPKTLEHIHIRGLYPCGEGAGYAGGIISAAIDGEKCAEQCALSFAQA